From a single Geotoga petraea genomic region:
- the pglX gene encoding BREX-1 system adenine-specific DNA-methyltransferase PglX gives MNTNKIKRFATTSREELIKAVELEATKLGITKENYKNLNEDTEIIDGKVINQNTKLQRKELLQKMKKDGFENTIEEIAYTWFNRIIAIKYMEHNKLFPKFIPSYVSILESKTTEPQITQNPSEIKYILDLDNQKTAELYEQNKPKLFKYIMVHLCNRLNKNMPFMFEEIADYTELLFPSHYLFKEFHQKMEKEIEKEDWEQIELLGWLYQFYIADKKDILMNSKKAYKKNEVPAVTQLFTPKWIVKYMVENSLGKIWVESYPETHLKEKMEYYIEEEKQEKEVEKQLEKIRYKNVNPENITFLDPACGSGHILVYAFDIFYSMYEEKGYIKSEIPEKILKNNLFGLDIDKRAAQLANFAVIMKARQKNRNILEENITPHIQEIKETNTIQESIELLTKDMNNEEKQKTEYIINKFIDAKEYGSILEVEDNDYDFIIDKLNNLESQKVFEQNDIKKLKELLPDIIKQANILKNKYDVVSTNPPYLGSKGMNKKLKDYLKKYFKDSKTDMFAVFIERNLDFLKPNGFNAMITMQSWMFLSSFEKLRGYLLNNFTIINMNHLGPRAFKEISGEVVQAVSFSQRNIKTLDYIANYSRLVDYKNAELKEIEFKKEENWYTAKQNDFKKIPGSPIAYWVSDKIYDIFENSKKLSEFGDARQGLATSDNKRFLRLWHEVSKNNVGFGYENREQAKESGLKWFPYNKGGDFRKWYGNNDYIVNWENDGYEIRNFFDDRGKLRSRPQNTNYYFREGLTWSKISSSKISFRQKFNGNIFDVAGTTFFPDENILYLNGVLNSKLSLNFLYFMSPTLNYEVGQIKNIPIIFPKNEETKEKIDEIVKENIEISKKDWDSFETSWDFKTHPILEHNTDGNIENAFENWKDFAEKQFNKLWQNEEKLNKIFLKIYDLEDKMTPDVEEKDVTINKADKERDIKSFISYAVGCIAGRYSPDKKGLIYAGGEFNMEEYPKYKPDEDGIIPVLKHNLFSDDIVEKFIEFVKYTFGEEHLKENLDFIADTLKKNNKDSKQTIREYFIKDFYKDHVKTYKKRPIYWMFDSGNNNSFKALIYLHRYNKDTISKLRTDYIHEYQQKLETEISFIQSRLENSDNMTARDKKELENKLKDLKKDLKETRDYEEKVHHFADQRIEIDLDDGVKNNYSIFQDILVNVKL, from the coding sequence ATGAACACAAATAAAATAAAGAGATTCGCAACAACATCAAGAGAAGAACTAATAAAAGCAGTTGAACTTGAAGCAACTAAACTCGGAATAACAAAAGAAAACTACAAAAACTTGAATGAAGATACAGAAATAATAGACGGAAAAGTAATAAACCAAAACACAAAACTCCAAAGAAAAGAACTTCTTCAAAAAATGAAAAAAGATGGTTTTGAAAACACAATTGAAGAAATAGCATACACATGGTTCAACAGAATAATAGCCATAAAATATATGGAACATAATAAACTTTTCCCAAAGTTCATCCCAAGTTATGTTTCAATATTAGAATCAAAAACAACAGAACCACAAATTACTCAAAATCCATCTGAAATAAAATATATATTAGATTTAGATAATCAAAAAACTGCTGAACTATACGAACAAAACAAACCAAAACTTTTCAAATACATAATGGTCCATCTCTGTAATAGATTAAACAAAAACATGCCTTTCATGTTCGAGGAAATAGCAGATTACACAGAACTTCTTTTCCCATCTCATTATCTTTTCAAAGAATTCCACCAAAAAATGGAAAAAGAAATAGAAAAAGAAGATTGGGAACAAATTGAGCTATTGGGTTGGTTATATCAATTTTATATAGCTGATAAAAAAGATATTCTTATGAATAGTAAAAAAGCTTACAAAAAAAATGAAGTTCCAGCAGTAACCCAACTATTCACACCAAAATGGATAGTAAAATATATGGTAGAAAACTCACTGGGTAAAATATGGGTAGAATCATACCCAGAAACTCATTTAAAAGAAAAAATGGAATACTATATAGAAGAAGAAAAGCAAGAAAAAGAAGTAGAAAAACAACTCGAAAAAATAAGGTACAAAAACGTTAATCCAGAAAACATAACTTTTCTGGATCCTGCTTGTGGTTCTGGACATATTCTTGTATATGCTTTTGATATATTCTATTCCATGTACGAAGAAAAAGGATACATTAAATCAGAAATTCCAGAAAAAATACTAAAAAATAATCTGTTTGGATTAGACATAGACAAAAGGGCAGCACAACTTGCAAACTTTGCAGTTATTATGAAAGCTAGACAAAAAAACAGAAATATACTGGAAGAAAATATAACACCACACATACAAGAAATAAAAGAAACAAATACTATTCAAGAATCTATAGAATTACTAACTAAAGATATGAACAATGAAGAAAAACAAAAAACAGAATACATAATAAACAAATTCATAGATGCAAAAGAATATGGTTCTATTCTTGAAGTAGAAGACAATGATTATGATTTTATCATTGATAAACTTAATAACCTAGAATCACAAAAAGTGTTTGAACAAAATGATATTAAAAAACTAAAAGAACTATTACCAGACATAATCAAGCAAGCTAACATTCTAAAAAACAAATATGATGTTGTTTCTACTAACCCTCCTTATTTGGGGTCTAAGGGTATGAATAAAAAATTAAAAGATTATTTGAAAAAATATTTTAAAGATTCAAAAACTGATATGTTTGCTGTATTCATAGAAAGAAACTTAGATTTTTTAAAGCCAAATGGATTTAATGCTATGATAACTATGCAATCTTGGATGTTTTTGTCCAGCTTTGAAAAATTAAGAGGATATCTATTGAACAATTTTACTATAATAAATATGAATCATTTAGGGCCAAGAGCTTTTAAAGAGATTAGTGGTGAGGTTGTACAAGCAGTTTCTTTTTCTCAAAGAAATATTAAAACATTAGATTATATTGCAAATTATTCTAGATTGGTTGATTATAAAAATGCTGAACTAAAAGAAATTGAATTTAAAAAAGAAGAAAATTGGTACACAGCAAAACAAAATGATTTCAAAAAAATCCCAGGCTCACCAATCGCCTATTGGGTTAGCGATAAAATTTATGATATTTTTGAAAATTCAAAAAAACTCTCTGAATTTGGTGATGCTAGACAAGGTCTTGCTACTTCAGATAATAAAAGGTTTTTAAGATTATGGCACGAAGTGAGCAAAAACAATGTTGGTTTTGGATATGAAAATAGAGAACAAGCTAAAGAATCAGGCCTAAAATGGTTCCCATATAATAAAGGAGGAGATTTTAGAAAATGGTATGGTAACAATGATTATATTGTTAATTGGGAAAATGATGGTTATGAAATAAGAAACTTTTTCGATGATAGAGGTAAACTAAGATCAAGACCACAAAATACAAATTATTATTTTAGAGAAGGTTTAACTTGGTCAAAAATTTCCAGTTCAAAAATTTCATTTAGACAGAAATTCAATGGAAATATTTTTGATGTTGCTGGAACTACTTTTTTCCCAGATGAAAACATACTCTATTTAAATGGAGTATTAAACTCAAAATTATCTCTAAATTTTTTATATTTTATGTCTCCAACACTGAATTATGAAGTTGGTCAAATAAAAAATATCCCAATAATCTTCCCAAAAAACGAAGAAACAAAAGAAAAAATAGACGAAATAGTAAAAGAAAACATAGAAATATCAAAAAAAGATTGGGATAGTTTTGAAACAAGCTGGGATTTTAAAACACATCCAATTTTAGAACACAATACAGACGGAAATATAGAAAATGCTTTTGAGAACTGGAAAGATTTTGCAGAAAAACAGTTCAACAAACTCTGGCAAAATGAAGAAAAACTAAACAAAATATTCTTGAAAATATACGATTTAGAAGATAAAATGACACCAGACGTAGAAGAAAAAGACGTTACTATAAACAAAGCAGATAAAGAAAGAGATATAAAATCTTTTATATCTTATGCTGTTGGTTGTATTGCAGGAAGATATTCTCCAGATAAAAAAGGACTTATTTATGCTGGAGGAGAATTCAACATGGAAGAATACCCAAAATACAAACCAGATGAAGACGGAATAATACCTGTTCTAAAACACAACCTTTTTAGCGACGACATAGTAGAAAAATTCATAGAATTTGTTAAATACACTTTTGGTGAAGAACACTTAAAAGAAAACCTGGATTTCATTGCAGATACACTAAAGAAAAATAACAAAGACTCAAAACAAACAATAAGAGAATATTTTATAAAAGATTTTTACAAGGATCATGTAAAAACATATAAAAAGAGACCAATATACTGGATGTTTGATTCTGGAAATAACAATTCTTTTAAAGCTCTGATATATCTACACAGATATAACAAAGACACTATATCTAAACTAAGAACTGACTATATCCACGAATACCAACAAAAACTCGAAACAGAAATATCTTTTATACAATCAAGACTTGAAAACAGTGATAACATGACTGCAAGAGATAAAAAAGAATTAGAAAACAAATTAAAAGATTTGAAGAAAGATTTGAAAGAAACAAGAGATTACGAAGAAAAAGTTCATCATTTTGCTGATCAGAGAATAGAGATTGACTTGGATGATGGGGTTAAAAACAATTATTCTATTTTTCAAGATATTTTAGTTAATGTCAAATTATAA
- the pglZ gene encoding BREX-1 system phosphatase PglZ type A produces the protein MADNRESIIKNIKDYFKPGPVRTIVLWIDEEKDFEDIFDEIEIDNVEKIYLNKNNRLGSKFQIFYQNKDKDYIVYTDFDVEDDDFVADIKIHSKIFRADKISLILKNLKIDFGSGDIYSFIRKNRQFFGNKRIEKLKTYNLNYEIIDNLYLGMMYALLDMNYPDKEEMIIRLLSSGLEKNDYYEKIANYIEEEIFWNMLRKMYGYSGEHTLKKFAAYLFVNGIANDFDNKILSRFRNYINENYIPQIFVFLDHWKHRNPSSFEEVSQKIDSFLEIESVLQDSDLDSIKNIFLFECAEKQIIKKIYNFLKSEVHKFDDFKEIINKRQSSFWNDKYGKYYKMLHYYIEILSFKEVYSSSSFLSDFEEGIKRYTEELYKMDYYYRKFFYEFGKYSQPEFIKNIANEIENIYVNWFIPNLDEAWVRTLKLKRDWEFYGIKAQRNFYSQNSGEFDKVKSVVIISDALRFEVAKELEEKLNENFRSETKLNTRVSSIPSITSIGMASLLPNNENINIKDDGSVLIGDKPTSNIDNRKEILKSDREKSTAIKFNNFMDMNLEEQKEFKKQNDLIYIYHNSIDATGDNAASEERVFNACKEAIDEIYNLSRALKNIGFTNIIITSDHGFLYQKSKMESYEKLPREKIDYISYKRRYFITNKEIKNHNYLSFKLDYLANQDLFAYFPKGNIRFNTQGAGSNFVHGGLSLQEIVIPELIFKPVKSTRKDSDKYESKNVELELVNDLKKITNTFFSLNFYQKEPVGGKNNPSDFEIYLVDSKEKIVSNLVKIVANSTDKDNKNRTYSERFNLKNENFDKSKDYYLVIKNTTTDTEKRYNFTIDILISDDFGF, from the coding sequence ATGGCAGATAATCGAGAAAGCATTATTAAAAATATAAAAGATTATTTCAAACCTGGTCCAGTAAGAACTATTGTCCTCTGGATAGATGAAGAAAAAGACTTTGAAGACATATTCGATGAAATTGAAATAGATAATGTTGAAAAAATCTACCTGAACAAAAACAACAGGTTGGGATCAAAATTCCAAATATTTTATCAAAATAAAGATAAGGATTATATTGTCTATACAGATTTTGATGTTGAAGATGATGATTTTGTTGCTGATATCAAAATTCACTCGAAAATTTTTAGAGCAGACAAAATTTCTTTAATATTAAAAAATTTGAAAATAGATTTTGGTTCTGGGGATATTTATTCTTTTATTAGAAAAAATAGACAGTTTTTTGGAAACAAAAGAATAGAAAAATTAAAAACATATAACTTGAATTATGAAATTATTGATAATCTTTATCTTGGTATGATGTATGCTCTGTTAGATATGAATTATCCAGATAAAGAAGAGATGATAATACGATTACTTTCTTCTGGCTTGGAAAAAAATGATTACTATGAAAAAATAGCTAATTATATAGAAGAAGAAATATTTTGGAATATGTTAAGAAAAATGTACGGATATTCTGGAGAACATACATTAAAAAAATTCGCTGCCTATCTTTTTGTAAATGGTATTGCAAATGATTTTGACAATAAAATACTTTCTAGATTCAGAAATTATATAAACGAAAATTATATTCCACAAATATTTGTATTTTTGGATCACTGGAAACATAGAAACCCTTCTTCTTTTGAAGAAGTCTCCCAAAAGATAGATTCTTTTTTAGAAATTGAATCAGTTTTACAAGATTCTGACTTAGATTCAATAAAAAACATTTTTCTTTTTGAATGTGCAGAAAAACAAATTATCAAAAAAATATATAACTTTTTAAAATCTGAAGTTCACAAGTTTGATGATTTCAAAGAAATTATAAATAAAAGGCAATCTTCTTTTTGGAACGATAAATATGGAAAATATTATAAGATGTTACACTATTATATAGAAATTCTATCTTTTAAAGAAGTTTATAGTTCTTCTTCTTTTCTAAGTGATTTTGAAGAAGGAATAAAGAGATATACTGAAGAGCTATACAAAATGGATTACTATTATAGAAAATTTTTTTACGAATTCGGAAAATATTCTCAACCAGAATTTATAAAAAATATTGCAAACGAAATTGAAAATATATACGTTAATTGGTTTATACCAAATTTAGATGAAGCATGGGTAAGGACTTTAAAATTAAAAAGAGATTGGGAATTTTATGGTATTAAAGCACAGAGAAATTTCTATAGTCAAAATTCTGGAGAGTTTGACAAAGTCAAATCTGTGGTTATAATATCTGATGCTTTGAGGTTCGAAGTTGCAAAAGAGTTAGAAGAAAAATTAAACGAAAATTTTCGTAGTGAAACAAAATTAAACACAAGAGTTTCAAGTATTCCTTCTATAACAAGTATTGGTATGGCGAGTTTACTCCCTAACAATGAAAATATAAATATTAAAGATGATGGATCTGTCTTAATAGGAGATAAACCAACTTCTAATATTGATAATAGAAAAGAGATTTTAAAAAGTGATAGAGAAAAATCAACAGCTATAAAGTTCAATAATTTTATGGATATGAACCTTGAAGAACAAAAAGAATTTAAAAAACAAAATGATTTAATTTATATATACCATAACAGTATTGACGCAACAGGGGATAACGCTGCTTCTGAAGAAAGAGTTTTTAACGCTTGTAAAGAAGCTATAGATGAAATTTACAATCTTTCAAGGGCTTTGAAAAATATAGGTTTTACAAATATAATAATAACTTCTGACCATGGGTTTTTATACCAAAAATCGAAAATGGAATCATATGAAAAATTACCAAGAGAAAAAATAGATTATATAAGCTATAAGAGACGTTATTTTATAACAAATAAAGAAATTAAAAACCACAATTACTTGAGTTTTAAACTTGATTATCTTGCTAATCAAGATTTATTTGCTTATTTCCCAAAGGGGAATATAAGATTCAACACGCAAGGTGCTGGTTCTAACTTTGTTCATGGTGGACTAAGTTTACAAGAGATAGTTATCCCAGAATTAATCTTTAAACCAGTTAAAAGCACAAGAAAGGATTCAGATAAATATGAATCAAAAAATGTTGAATTAGAATTAGTAAATGATTTAAAGAAAATTACAAATACTTTTTTTAGTTTGAATTTTTATCAGAAAGAGCCTGTTGGAGGGAAAAATAATCCTTCTGATTTTGAGATATATCTTGTTGATTCAAAAGAAAAGATCGTGTCTAATTTGGTAAAAATTGTTGCCAATAGCACAGATAAAGATAATAAAAATAGAACTTATTCTGAAAGATTCAATTTAAAGAACGAAAACTTCGATAAATCTAAAGATTATTATCTTGTTATAAAAAATACCACAACAGATACAGAAAAAAGGTATAATTTTACTATAGATATTTTAATTTCTGATGATTTTGGCTTTTAA
- the brxL gene encoding protease Lon-related BREX system protein BrxL, with product MENFNLDEKLKQDFAGRIVRKDLTNSIKEGLNVPIYVLEYLLGSYCSTDDEQEIEEGVKRVKSILYDNFVRPDEAERIKSKIKENGIYKIIDKITAKLNFKKDRYEAEFSNLGIKGVTIGAEYVTKFEKLLGGGIWCIVDMEYFYEEAGDESPFIISSLKPIQLPNVDINEIKENRKNFTKDEWIDVLIRSTGMEPSNIEENVRWHLLERLVPLVENNYNLCELGPRSTGKSHVYKEISPNSILVSGGQTTVANLFFNMSTKKIGLVGLWDTVAFDEVAGIKFKDKDGIQIMKDYMNSGSFVRGSDEKQGTASMVFVGNVNQSIDSLVKTSHLFAPFPPEMSTDSAFFDRMHYYLPGWEMPKLSPKLITDNYGFIVDYLAEFFREMRKISYSDAFEKYYKLGSDLNQRDVTAVRKTISGLTKLIYPDGNFEKEDIEEILKYALVGRRRVKEQLKKIGGMEFYDVHFSYLDRETNQEEFVSVPEMGGGKLIPNGKLKPGDVYVVGSNNSGMKGVYKLENSVSTGNGKFTKTSVGNNSGAKESIDIAFRYFGSNHNSFSSSISVKNNNFLMQISDLQGYGLSGELAIGELVGLVSAALGKSVLESLAIMGNMTVSGTIPKIENFADAVSVAVDAGARKILIPASSVADYQTIPQDLIVKFTPIFYSDPIDAAFKAMGVE from the coding sequence ATGGAAAATTTTAATTTAGATGAAAAATTAAAACAAGATTTTGCTGGAAGAATAGTGAGAAAAGATTTGACTAATTCTATAAAAGAAGGGCTAAATGTACCTATTTATGTTCTTGAATATCTGCTTGGTTCATATTGTTCAACTGATGATGAACAAGAAATAGAAGAAGGGGTAAAAAGAGTTAAATCTATTTTGTATGATAATTTTGTACGACCAGATGAAGCAGAAAGGATAAAGTCAAAGATAAAAGAGAATGGAATTTACAAAATTATAGACAAGATAACTGCTAAATTAAATTTTAAAAAAGATAGATACGAAGCAGAATTCTCAAACCTTGGCATTAAAGGTGTAACCATTGGTGCTGAATATGTCACTAAGTTTGAAAAACTACTTGGTGGTGGAATTTGGTGTATTGTAGACATGGAATATTTTTACGAAGAAGCAGGAGATGAAAGCCCTTTTATTATATCTTCTTTAAAGCCTATTCAACTTCCTAATGTTGATATTAACGAGATAAAAGAAAACAGAAAAAATTTTACCAAAGATGAATGGATCGATGTATTAATAAGATCAACAGGAATGGAACCAAGTAATATAGAAGAAAATGTTAGATGGCATTTGCTTGAAAGACTGGTTCCATTGGTAGAGAATAATTATAACCTCTGTGAACTTGGACCAAGAAGTACTGGTAAATCGCATGTTTATAAGGAAATTTCTCCTAACAGCATTTTGGTTTCAGGAGGACAAACAACAGTTGCAAATTTATTTTTTAATATGTCTACTAAAAAAATTGGTTTGGTAGGACTTTGGGATACAGTAGCCTTTGATGAAGTAGCGGGAATAAAATTTAAAGACAAAGACGGTATTCAAATTATGAAAGATTATATGAACTCTGGTTCTTTTGTAAGGGGTAGTGATGAAAAACAAGGTACTGCTTCTATGGTCTTTGTGGGTAATGTTAATCAAAGTATTGATTCACTGGTAAAAACATCTCATTTATTTGCTCCTTTTCCACCAGAAATGTCTACTGATTCAGCTTTTTTTGATAGAATGCATTATTATCTTCCTGGATGGGAAATGCCTAAATTAAGCCCAAAACTCATCACAGATAATTATGGTTTTATTGTTGACTATTTGGCTGAATTTTTCAGAGAAATGAGAAAAATATCTTATTCAGATGCTTTTGAAAAATATTATAAATTAGGTAGTGATTTAAACCAAAGGGACGTCACTGCTGTTAGAAAAACTATTTCTGGATTAACAAAATTGATTTATCCAGATGGTAATTTTGAAAAAGAAGATATTGAAGAAATTTTAAAATATGCTCTTGTAGGAAGAAGAAGGGTAAAAGAACAGTTGAAAAAAATAGGAGGAATGGAGTTTTATGACGTTCATTTTTCTTATTTGGATAGAGAAACTAATCAAGAAGAATTTGTCTCTGTACCAGAAATGGGTGGAGGAAAACTTATTCCAAATGGAAAGCTTAAACCAGGAGATGTTTATGTAGTTGGCTCTAATAATAGTGGCATGAAGGGTGTTTATAAGCTCGAGAACAGTGTTTCAACAGGAAATGGTAAGTTTACCAAGACCAGTGTTGGAAATAACAGTGGAGCCAAAGAAAGCATAGATATAGCCTTTAGATATTTTGGATCTAACCACAATAGCTTTAGTAGTTCTATTAGCGTAAAAAATAATAATTTTTTAATGCAAATTTCTGATTTACAAGGATACGGTTTATCTGGAGAACTGGCAATTGGAGAATTAGTTGGTCTTGTCTCAGCTGCTTTGGGTAAATCTGTCTTAGAAAGTTTAGCAATTATGGGAAATATGACTGTAAGTGGAACAATTCCAAAAATAGAGAATTTTGCTGATGCTGTTTCTGTTGCGGTAGATGCAGGAGCAAGAAAAATACTTATACCTGCCTCTTCTGTTGCAGATTATCAGACAATACCACAAGATTTAATAGTTAAATTTACTCCTATATTCTATTCAGATCCAATAGATGCTGCTTTCAAAGCAATGGGAGTTGAATAA
- a CDS encoding nucleotidyltransferase domain-containing protein, with protein MNKNIQNEIEKITNKIKDTENIKRIYLFGSYAYGSPNIDSDIDLCIISEGNKRKIEIMNDIREKIGYSIDYPLDIIVYKPEEFNERANSKTSLENKISKNGVVIYEKRVS; from the coding sequence ATGAACAAAAATATACAAAATGAAATTGAAAAAATTACTAATAAAATAAAAGATACAGAAAATATAAAAAGAATATACCTTTTCGGATCATATGCTTATGGTAGTCCAAACATAGATAGTGATATAGATCTTTGTATAATCTCGGAAGGAAATAAAAGAAAAATAGAAATAATGAACGACATAAGAGAAAAAATTGGTTATTCTATTGATTACCCTTTAGATATAATAGTATATAAACCAGAAGAGTTTAATGAAAGAGCAAACTCAAAAACAAGTTTAGAAAATAAGATTTCTAAAAATGGAGTTGTTATCTATGAAAAAAGAGTATCTTAA
- a CDS encoding 5-methylcytosine restriction system specificity protein McrC, with protein MNFKVPIKNIYFMLCYSWGFLEQLDETKLESIDKQNFYDFFTEVLIKSLQPLIKKGFDRNYIQKNEEIKTIKGKIDFSNTFKKMSLKTKGTIYCDFEEYSYNVLQNQIIKTTIINLLKIEKLDKDLKQELHKISIYFSEIDRIKLDQKIFKKVLFHRNNTIYKFIINICQLIYENLLLNDEKGEHIFRSFEENEEKMARLFEDFVRKYYQNHRPELKPKKEQILWNFQGENFEMLPIMETDISLLDKKSNTKYIIDTKYYKDAMRSNYNKDKFISANLYQLFAYLNNYNNEKNYQMKGILLYPENGKELDYSYKYKHMDIEIKTINLNQDHKNIKKRLEEII; from the coding sequence ATGAATTTCAAAGTTCCAATAAAAAACATATATTTCATGCTTTGCTATTCTTGGGGTTTCTTGGAACAATTAGACGAAACAAAACTCGAAAGCATAGATAAACAAAACTTCTACGATTTTTTCACAGAAGTCTTGATCAAATCATTACAACCTTTAATCAAAAAAGGATTTGATAGAAATTACATACAAAAAAACGAAGAAATAAAAACTATAAAAGGTAAAATAGACTTCTCAAATACATTCAAAAAAATGAGCCTAAAAACAAAAGGAACGATTTATTGTGATTTCGAAGAATATAGTTATAACGTACTCCAAAACCAAATAATAAAAACAACAATAATAAACCTTCTAAAGATAGAAAAATTAGATAAGGATTTAAAACAAGAGCTACATAAAATTTCCATATATTTCAGTGAAATAGACAGAATAAAATTAGATCAAAAAATATTCAAAAAAGTACTCTTTCATAGAAACAACACAATATACAAATTCATAATAAACATATGCCAACTAATATATGAAAATCTTCTTTTAAACGATGAAAAAGGAGAACATATATTCAGATCATTTGAAGAAAATGAAGAAAAAATGGCAAGATTGTTCGAAGATTTCGTTAGAAAATATTACCAAAACCACAGACCAGAATTAAAACCAAAAAAAGAACAAATACTATGGAACTTTCAAGGTGAAAATTTTGAAATGCTCCCAATAATGGAAACAGACATTTCTCTATTAGACAAAAAATCAAATACAAAGTACATAATTGATACAAAATATTATAAAGATGCTATGAGAAGCAATTATAATAAAGACAAGTTCATATCAGCAAACCTATATCAACTATTCGCCTATTTAAATAATTATAATAATGAAAAGAATTACCAAATGAAGGGTATTCTGCTATATCCAGAAAACGGAAAAGAATTGGATTATAGTTATAAATATAAACACATGGACATTGAAATAAAAACAATAAACCTAAACCAAGATCATAAAAATATCAAAAAAAGATTAGAAGAAATAATATAA